In a single window of the Streptococcus ilei genome:
- the budA gene encoding acetolactate decarboxylase yields MREKIMEPVKLFQYNTLGALMAGLYGGSFTIKELLEHGDLGIGTLDSIDGELIVLDGKAYQAKGSGEEPEIVEVAPDATVPYAAIVPHQAEVIFRQRFEMTDEELEARIESYYDGENLFRSIKIHGDFAKMHVRMIPKSTSDTKFADVATHQPEFTRENVTGTIVGFWTPEIFHGVSVAGYHLHFISDDHTFGGHVMDFVIKEGIVEVGAIDQLDQRFPVQDRQYLFAKFNVDQVKEDINKAE; encoded by the coding sequence ATGAGGGAGAAGATAATGGAACCGGTGAAATTGTTTCAATACAATACCTTGGGGGCTTTGATGGCTGGTCTCTATGGAGGATCCTTTACCATTAAAGAATTACTAGAGCATGGAGATCTTGGAATTGGGACCTTGGACTCCATTGATGGCGAACTGATTGTCTTAGATGGCAAGGCCTACCAAGCTAAGGGATCAGGGGAGGAGCCAGAGATTGTGGAAGTGGCCCCGGATGCGACAGTCCCTTATGCGGCTATCGTTCCCCATCAGGCCGAAGTGATTTTTCGTCAGCGCTTTGAGATGACAGATGAGGAATTAGAGGCTCGCATTGAATCTTATTATGATGGCGAAAATTTGTTTCGTTCCATCAAGATTCACGGTGATTTCGCCAAGATGCATGTGCGTATGATTCCCAAATCAACTTCAGACACCAAATTTGCAGATGTGGCGACCCATCAGCCTGAATTTACGCGAGAAAATGTTACAGGAACTATTGTTGGTTTTTGGACACCAGAGATTTTCCATGGGGTCAGTGTAGCAGGCTATCACCTTCACTTTATCTCAGATGATCATACCTTCGGAGGTCATGTCATGGATTTTGTTATCAAAGAAGGGATTGTTGAAGTTGGGGCCATTGATCAATTGGATCAACGTTTCCCTGTCCAGGATCGCCAATATCTCTTTGCTAAGTTTAATGTTGACCAGGTCAAAGAGGATATCAATAAAGCAGAATAA
- a CDS encoding tetratricopeptide repeat protein, producing the protein MKNSQKILEAIEKQELDRLPAYLDKALLEDDPATLLELGQYFESIGFYPEAKQTYLHLRDDYPEVYLSLATIVAEDGLMEEAFAYLEEIPESSEWYLASLLVKADLYQSEGLADVAREKLMEAATLSDDPIIQLGLAEIDLELENYQEAIQEYAQLDNRLILEETGISTYQRIGYAYANLGRFESAIEFLEKALEIEFDDQIAYELATLLSDREEYQRSLIYFKQIDTLSPDFEGYEYGYALALQAENDRETALAIAEQGIQKNPFDAYLLLLASQLAYELHQPEKAEKYLLEAKEVAEDLEDIALRLTTLYLEQERYEDVLEWQEVEVENVVTRWNIARALVALEEVEKAAPIYEELYPDLKENPEYLESYSYLLRELGQIAKAREVAEGYLQLVPDDGQMQAFYESLLED; encoded by the coding sequence GTGAAGAATAGTCAAAAAATTCTAGAAGCAATTGAGAAACAAGAGCTAGATCGTCTGCCAGCTTATTTGGATAAGGCTTTGCTAGAAGATGATCCAGCTACCTTGTTAGAATTGGGACAATATTTTGAAAGTATTGGTTTTTACCCAGAAGCCAAGCAAACCTACTTGCATCTGAGAGATGATTATCCAGAGGTCTATCTGAGTCTAGCCACTATCGTAGCGGAAGATGGACTAATGGAAGAAGCCTTTGCTTATTTGGAAGAAATCCCGGAAAGTTCGGAATGGTATCTAGCCAGTCTCTTAGTCAAGGCAGACCTCTACCAAAGTGAGGGCTTGGCAGATGTGGCTCGAGAAAAACTGATGGAAGCAGCGACTCTTTCAGATGACCCTATTATTCAACTAGGCTTGGCAGAGATTGATTTAGAACTTGAAAATTACCAAGAAGCCATTCAAGAGTATGCTCAGTTAGACAACCGTCTCATTTTAGAAGAAACGGGCATTTCCACATACCAGCGGATTGGCTATGCTTATGCGAATCTGGGTCGGTTTGAGTCTGCTATTGAGTTTTTAGAAAAGGCCTTGGAAATTGAGTTTGATGACCAGATTGCCTATGAATTGGCAACCCTTCTCTCTGACCGAGAAGAGTATCAACGTTCTCTGATCTACTTCAAGCAGATTGATACACTGTCGCCAGACTTTGAAGGGTATGAATACGGCTATGCCTTGGCTCTTCAAGCTGAAAATGACCGAGAAACAGCGTTAGCAATAGCAGAGCAAGGAATCCAAAAGAATCCTTTTGACGCTTATCTCCTCCTTCTAGCCTCCCAATTGGCCTACGAGTTGCACCAGCCAGAAAAAGCAGAGAAGTATTTGTTAGAAGCCAAAGAAGTTGCTGAGGATCTTGAAGATATCGCCCTTCGTCTGACAACTCTTTATCTGGAACAGGAACGTTATGAAGACGTCCTTGAATGGCAAGAAGTGGAAGTGGAAAATGTCGTCACCCGTTGGAATATCGCTCGTGCCTTGGTAGCACTCGAAGAGGTTGAAAAAGCGGCTCCGATCTATGAAGAGCTCTACCCAGATTTGAAAGAAAATCCAGAGTACTTAGAAAGCTATAGTTACCTCTTGAGAGAGTTGGGACAAATCGCAAAAGCCCGGGAAGTGGCAGAAGGCTATTTGCAGCTAGTCCCAGATGATGGGCAAATGCAAGCTTTCTATGAGAGCCTGTTAGAAGATTAA
- a CDS encoding AI-2E family transporter, which produces MEHKEKDFSLSWFFKWFVDNKAITVFLVTLLMGLNILVLSKISFIFTPLLEFGAAVMLPVIISGLLYYLLNPIVDFLERHRVKRIIAISIVFILIALLILWGLAVAIPAIQHQVLSFMKNLPDYLEKANRTIDDVLDNKVSPEIKPQLDEWTSQLSQNITSWASSFSARAVNWVSNLITVASQVIIALIIMPFIVFYLLRDGKNLKGQIIRFLPTKIRKSADKVLSDVNTQLANYVRGQITVAIIIALMFILLLKIIGLRYAVTLGVTAGFLNLIPYLGSFLAMLPALVLGLVAGPEMFVKVVIVFIVEQTIEGRFVSPLVLGSQLNIHPITILFVLITSGSMFGIWGVFLGIPVYASAKVVISALFEWYKEVSGLYEKDEVEEIQSEE; this is translated from the coding sequence GTGGAACATAAAGAAAAAGATTTTAGTTTATCCTGGTTTTTTAAATGGTTTGTAGATAATAAAGCCATTACTGTTTTTCTAGTAACCTTACTGATGGGATTGAATATTTTAGTTCTCAGCAAGATTAGTTTTATTTTTACACCCCTGTTAGAGTTTGGAGCAGCAGTCATGCTACCAGTCATTATTTCAGGGCTCCTCTATTATTTGTTAAATCCAATCGTGGACTTTTTGGAAAGGCACCGAGTCAAACGGATCATTGCAATTTCCATCGTCTTTATTTTGATCGCGCTTCTCATTTTATGGGGCTTGGCTGTCGCTATTCCAGCTATTCAACATCAAGTTCTTAGTTTTATGAAGAACCTGCCAGATTACTTGGAAAAGGCCAATAGGACCATCGATGATGTCTTAGACAACAAAGTGTCGCCAGAAATCAAGCCTCAGCTGGATGAATGGACCAGCCAATTGTCGCAGAATATTACCAGTTGGGCGAGTTCTTTTTCCGCCCGAGCAGTCAACTGGGTCAGCAATCTGATTACTGTCGCCTCTCAGGTCATTATCGCTTTGATTATTATGCCTTTTATCGTCTTCTATCTTTTGAGAGATGGAAAGAACTTAAAAGGGCAAATCATCCGTTTCTTGCCAACCAAGATTCGTAAATCTGCAGACAAAGTACTGTCTGATGTCAATACACAATTGGCTAATTATGTCAGAGGTCAGATTACTGTTGCTATCATCATAGCTTTAATGTTTATTCTTCTGCTTAAGATCATTGGGCTTCGTTACGCTGTGACACTCGGTGTAACCGCTGGTTTTTTGAACTTGATACCATACTTGGGCAGCTTCTTGGCCATGCTCCCAGCCTTAGTCTTGGGGTTGGTGGCAGGACCAGAGATGTTTGTCAAAGTCGTCATTGTCTTTATTGTTGAGCAAACAATCGAGGGACGTTTCGTTTCCCCACTTGTCTTGGGGAGTCAGCTCAATATCCACCCAATCACGATTCTGTTTGTATTGATTACTTCTGGCTCTATGTTTGGAATCTGGGGAGTCTTCTTAGGAATCCCGGTTTATGCTTCGGCTAAAGTAGTCATCAGTGCTCTATTTGAATGGTATAAAGAGGTCAGTGGTTTGTACGAAAAGGACGAAGTTGAGGAAATTCAAAGTGAAGAATAG
- a CDS encoding lactonase family protein, with protein MMQDIYFGTYTKRDSKGIYKASFDERTGQLSDLELVAQEPNPTYLAFSKAGFLYSVGAEQGLGGIASFSPDHQLINHVVEEGAPLCYVSVDEARGLVYGANYHKGQVLSYRIHEDGHLTFVDQATHQGSGPHENQASPHVHYADLTPDKLLITCDLGTDQVVVYQVDDLGKLTKTQTYQTAPGAGPRHIIFHSHYKTAYLINELNATIDVLFYDGLGYFEHFQTISTLPKEYEGQKWAAAIRLSEDGKFLYASNRAHNSIAVYEILADGSLVLLEIVPTNGLNPRDFILSPDQEYLIAVHQDSDNATVFKRDKTSGRLTELSHDFHVPEAVCVLFN; from the coding sequence GTGATGCAAGATATTTATTTCGGAACCTATACCAAACGAGACTCTAAAGGAATTTATAAGGCTTCCTTCGATGAAAGAACTGGTCAACTTAGCGACTTAGAACTAGTTGCTCAAGAGCCAAACCCAACCTATCTCGCTTTTTCAAAAGCTGGTTTCTTATACAGTGTGGGTGCGGAGCAAGGTCTTGGCGGCATTGCAAGCTTTAGTCCTGATCACCAGTTAATCAATCATGTGGTCGAGGAAGGGGCGCCCCTCTGTTATGTCTCTGTTGATGAGGCGCGTGGCTTGGTCTATGGAGCTAACTACCACAAGGGACAAGTCCTCTCATATCGCATCCATGAAGATGGTCATTTAACCTTTGTCGACCAAGCGACTCATCAGGGTTCTGGACCTCACGAAAACCAAGCGAGTCCCCATGTACATTATGCAGATCTCACTCCCGATAAGCTACTCATCACTTGTGATTTGGGTACCGATCAAGTAGTGGTCTATCAAGTCGATGATCTTGGTAAACTAACGAAGACTCAAACCTATCAAACAGCTCCAGGTGCTGGTCCACGTCATATCATTTTCCACTCTCATTACAAGACCGCCTACCTCATTAACGAATTAAACGCTACCATCGATGTCCTTTTCTATGACGGACTTGGCTACTTTGAACATTTCCAAACCATCTCAACCCTACCTAAAGAGTATGAAGGTCAAAAATGGGCCGCTGCTATTCGCCTCTCAGAGGATGGGAAATTCCTCTATGCCTCAAATCGTGCCCATAACTCCATTGCAGTTTATGAAATCTTGGCAGATGGTAGCTTAGTGCTTCTGGAAATCGTTCCAACCAATGGACTCAATCCACGTGATTTCATTCTTAGTCCGGACCAAGAATATCTCATTGCAGTTCATCAAGATTCAGACAATGCCACTGTTTTTAAACGCGATAAAACGAGTGGTAGATTGACTGAATTAAGCCATGATTTCCACGTCCCAGAGGCGGTTTGTGTCCTCTTCAACTAA
- the eno gene encoding surface-displayed alpha-enolase has protein sequence MTIITDVYAREVLDSRGNPTLEVEVYTESGAFGRGMVPSGASTGEHEAVELRDGDKSRYGGLGTQKAVDNVNNIIAEAIIGYDVRDQQAIDRAMIALDGTPNKGKLGANAILGVSIAVARAAADYLEIPLYSYLGGFNTKVLPTPMMNIINGGSHSDAPIAFQEFMILPVGAPTFKEALRYGAEIFHALKKILKSRGLETAVGDEGGFAPRFEGTEDGVETILAAIEATGYVPGKDVFIGFDCASSEFYDKERKVYDYTKFEGEGAAVRTSAEQIDYLEELVNKYPIITIEDGMDENDWEGWKALTERLGKKVQLVGDDFFVTNTDYLARGIQEGAANSILIKVNQIGTLTETFEAIEMAKEAGYTAVVSHRSGETEDSTIADIAVATNAGQIKTGSLSRTDRIAKYNQLLRIEDQLGEVAEYRGLKSFYNLKK, from the coding sequence ATGACAATTATTACTGATGTTTACGCTCGCGAAGTCCTAGACTCACGCGGTAACCCAACACTTGAAGTAGAAGTTTATACTGAATCAGGTGCTTTCGGACGTGGTATGGTTCCATCTGGAGCTTCTACTGGTGAACACGAAGCGGTTGAACTTCGCGACGGTGACAAATCTCGTTACGGTGGTCTTGGAACTCAAAAAGCTGTTGACAATGTAAACAACATCATTGCTGAAGCAATCATCGGTTACGATGTTCGTGATCAACAAGCTATTGACCGTGCAATGATCGCTCTTGACGGTACTCCTAACAAAGGTAAATTGGGTGCGAACGCAATCCTTGGTGTGTCTATCGCTGTAGCTCGTGCTGCTGCTGACTACCTTGAAATCCCACTTTACAGCTACCTTGGTGGATTCAACACTAAAGTTCTTCCAACTCCAATGATGAACATCATCAACGGTGGTTCTCACTCAGATGCTCCAATTGCTTTCCAAGAGTTTATGATCTTGCCAGTTGGTGCACCTACATTTAAAGAAGCTCTTCGTTACGGTGCTGAAATCTTCCACGCTCTTAAGAAAATCCTTAAATCTCGTGGTCTTGAAACAGCCGTAGGTGACGAAGGTGGATTCGCTCCTCGTTTCGAAGGAACTGAAGATGGTGTTGAAACTATCCTTGCTGCGATCGAAGCTACTGGATATGTACCAGGTAAAGACGTATTCATCGGATTTGACTGTGCATCATCAGAATTCTACGATAAAGAACGTAAAGTCTACGACTACACTAAATTCGAAGGTGAAGGCGCTGCTGTTCGTACATCTGCAGAACAAATCGACTACCTTGAAGAATTGGTTAACAAATACCCAATCATCACTATCGAAGATGGTATGGATGAAAATGACTGGGAAGGTTGGAAAGCTCTTACTGAACGTCTTGGTAAGAAAGTCCAATTGGTTGGTGACGACTTCTTCGTAACAAACACTGACTACCTTGCACGTGGTATCCAAGAAGGTGCTGCTAACTCAATCCTTATCAAAGTTAACCAAATCGGTACTCTTACTGAAACTTTCGAAGCTATCGAAATGGCTAAAGAAGCTGGTTACACTGCCGTTGTATCACACCGTTCAGGTGAAACTGAAGATTCAACAATCGCTGACATCGCAGTTGCAACAAACGCAGGACAAATCAAGACTGGTTCACTTTCACGTACTGACCGTATCGCTAAATACAACCAATTGCTTCGTATCGAAGATCAACTTGGTGAAGTAGCTGAATACCGTGGATTGAAATCATTCTACAACTTGAAAAAATAA
- a CDS encoding DUF1694 domain-containing protein, which produces MTDLSKEIMEKAHGGLKLNPDEQRRFLGTFEERVLGYADLRTSNSPQLQKGFLKVLKSFSEQADPLFVKISPNVDSSVQLSYLKQAKEFGCQATIVSEEHDSSPFGLVIHTDAPVTTTDKDLRSAFADLWEEEKKPSKPSLWKKWFG; this is translated from the coding sequence ATGACTGATCTATCTAAAGAAATTATGGAAAAGGCCCACGGTGGCTTAAAATTAAATCCTGATGAACAACGTCGCTTTCTAGGTACTTTTGAAGAGCGCGTCCTAGGGTATGCTGATTTAAGAACAAGCAACAGTCCTCAGCTTCAAAAGGGCTTTTTGAAGGTGCTTAAAAGCTTCAGTGAGCAAGCTGACCCTCTCTTTGTAAAAATCTCCCCAAATGTTGATTCTAGCGTCCAATTGAGCTATCTAAAACAAGCAAAAGAGTTCGGTTGCCAGGCTACCATTGTTTCGGAAGAGCATGACTCCTCTCCTTTTGGGCTCGTGATACATACAGATGCACCAGTGACCACTACTGACAAGGACCTTCGCTCTGCTTTTGCAGATCTCTGGGAGGAAGAAAAGAAACCGAGCAAACCTTCTCTTTGGAAGAAATGGTTTGGTTGA